From one Odontesthes bonariensis isolate fOdoBon6 chromosome 14, fOdoBon6.hap1, whole genome shotgun sequence genomic stretch:
- the ptf1a gene encoding pancreas transcription factor 1 subunit alpha, translated as MDSVLDPLSGLDSLSSPPYFDDDEFFTDQSSRDGHLDTDDFLDDDVDFLTTHLQDYYSKDCGGRAAPRDGDYDVGNLSFSSSSSTFSYGCADSTPDRSPHRGHRGGALLKRRRRLRSDTEMQQLRQAANVRERRRMQSINDAFEGLRSHIPTLPYEKRLSKVDTLRLAIGYINFLAELVQSDLPIRNPNSETHAQPKKVIICHRGTRSPSPSDPDYGLPPLAGHSLSWSDEKQLREQNIIRTAKVWTPEDPLKLHSKAGLTDIENEPPLGLVA; from the exons ATGGACTCTGTGCTGGACCCGCTCTCCGGACTCGACTCTCTCTCCTCCCCTCCTTACTTTGACGATGACGAGTTTTTCACCGACCAGTCCTCGAGAGACGGGCACTTGGACACTGATGACTTCTTAGATGATGACGTGGACTTCCTCACCACTCACCTCCAAGACTATTACAGCAAGGACTGCGGCGGCAGAGCGGCGCCCCGCGATGGAGACTACGACGTGGGCAACTtgtccttctcctcctcttcttccaccTTCTCCTACGGCTGCGCGGACAGCACCCCTGACCGGTCCCCACACCGGGGCCACCGCGGCGGCGCGCTGCTGAAGCGCAGGCGGCGGCTGCGCTCTGACACTGAGATGCAGCAGCTGCGGCAGGCCGCGAACGTCAGGGAGCGCCGCAGGATGCAGTCCATCAATGACGCGTTCGAGGGGCTGCGTTCCCACATCCCGACCCTCCCCTACGAGAAAAGACTCTCCAAGGTGGACACTCTGCGGCTCGCCATCGGTTACATCAACTTCCTGGCCGAGCTGGTGCAGTCTGACCTGCCGATTAGAAACCCCAACAGCGAGACGCACGCGCAGCCTAAGAAGGTCATTATCTGCCACCGAGGAACAA GGTCTCCCTCCCCAAGTGACCCGGACTACGGCCTGCCTCCGCTGGCCGGGCACTCTCTGTCCTGGTCCGATGAAAAGCAGCTGCGCGAGCAGAACATCATCCGCACCGCCAAGGTCTGGACACCCGAAGACCCCCTAAAACTTCACAGCAAGGCGGGCCTCACAGACATTGAAAACGAGCCCCCGTTGGGCCTGGTGGCCTGA